A genome region from Camelus ferus isolate YT-003-E chromosome 25, BCGSAC_Cfer_1.0, whole genome shotgun sequence includes the following:
- the SYBU gene encoding syntabulin isoform X9: MKVYGAYLLSSEADFSSSSSTGSISAPEVHMSAAGSKRSSFSRNRGPHGRSNGTSSFKPGNSPPSPRDKDLLSMLCRNQLSPVNTHPSYAPSSPSSSNSGSYKGSDCSPVMRRSGRYMSCGENHGVKPPNPEQYLTPLQQKEVTVRHLKTKLKESERRLHERESEIMELKSQLARMRDDWIEEECHRVEAQLALKEARKEIKQLKQVIETMRSSLADKDKGIQKYFVDINIQNKKLESLLQSMEMAHSGSLRDELCLDFPCDSPEKGLALSTPFGKTADGRSPEEPVTEEGADSELLVGGSVADGTDLFDDMVTATATEAGDLELLRSGRGAEALALVPAAGGQGEGSAVVEQAVQTDVVPYSPAFSELIQHVLKLQAPCPSSSTSPDDESGADSTESFLESISAFVVDLTPRNPNSAILLSPVETPSATGDTEARGNRLMRELDFAGSAEGRSDGLIPLARGGVGRQYWSRSFLVDLLAVAAPVVPTVLWAFSTQRGGTDPVYNIGALLRGCCVVALHSLRRTACHIKT, from the exons tCGAGGTCCCCACGGGCGGAGCAATGGGACTTCATCGTTCAAGCCTGGCAACAGCCCGCCCTCCCCACGGGACAAGGACCTTCTGTCCATGCTCTGCAGGAATCAGCTGAGTCCCGTTAACACCCATCCCAGTTATGCGCCGTCTTCCCCAAGTAGCAGCAACTCTGGCTCCTACAAGGGAAGTGACTGCAGCCCTGTCATGAG GCGGTCTGGAAGGTACATGTCCTGTGGTGAAAATCATGGCGTCAAACCCCCAAATCCGGAGCAGTACCTGACTCCTCTGCAGCAGAAAGAGGTTACAGTGAGACACCTGAAGACCAAGCTCAAGGAATCTGAGCGCCGACTTCATGAGAG GGAGAGTGAGATTATGGAACTCAAGTCCCAGCTGGCCCGGATGAGGGATGACTGGATAGAAGAAGAGTGCCACCGGGTGGAGGCCCAGCTGGCCCTCAAGGAAGCCAGGAAGGAGATTAAACAGCTCAAACAGGTCATCGAAACGATGAGGAGCAGCCTGGCCGATAAAGACAAGGGCATTCAGAAGTATTTCGTGGACATAAACATTCAAAACAAGAAGTTGGAGTCGCTCCTTCAGAGCATGGAGATGGCGCACAGTGGCTCTCTGAGGGACGAACTGTGTCTAGACTTTCCGTGCGATTCCCCGGAGAAGGGCTTGGCCCTCAGCACCCCTTTTGGCAAGACGGCCGATGGGCGGTCTCCGGAAGAGCCGGTCACAGAGGAAGGGGCCGACAGCGAGCTGCTGGTGGGAGGCAGCGTGGCCGACGGCACAGATTTGTTTGATGACATGGTGACGGCCACCGCCACGGAGGCTGGCGACCTGGAGCTTCTTCGTTCGGGCCGCGGGGCAGAGGCCCTGGCGCTCGTCCCGGCGGCGGGGGGTCAGGGGGAGGGCAGCGCGGTGGTGGAGCAGGCGGTGCAGACCGACGTGGTGCCCTACAGCCCTGCCTTCTCCGAGCTCATCCAGCACGTGCTCAAGCTccaggccccctgcccctccagctccaCATCCCCTGATGATGAGTCCGGGGCCGACTCGACGGAAAGCTTCCTGGAGTCCATCTCCGCCTTCGTGGTTGATTTGACTCCAAGGAATCCGAACTCAGCCATCCTTTTGTCTCCCGTGGAGACCCCCTCCGCCACGGGGGATACGGAAGCGCGTGGAAACCGCCTCATGAGAGAGCTGGATTTTGCAGGCTCCGCGGAGGGGAGGTCGGACGGCCTCATCCCGCTGGCCCGCGGGGGCGTCGGCAGGCAGTACTGGAGCCGCAGCTTCCTGGTGGATCTCCTGGCCGTGGCGGCCCCCGTGGTCCCCACTGTTTTGTGGGCGTTCAGTACTCAGAGGGGAGGGACAGATCCCGTCTACAACATTGGAGCCTTGCTCCGGGGCTGCTGCGTGGTGGCCCTGCATTCCCTCCGCCGCACCGCCTGTCATATCAAGACCTAA
- the SYBU gene encoding syntabulin isoform X10, translating into MSAAGSKRSSFSRNRGPHGRSNGTSSFKPGNSPPSPRDKDLLSMLCRNQLSPVNTHPSYAPSSPSSSNSGSYKGSDCSPVMRRSGRYMSCGENHGVKPPNPEQYLTPLQQKEVTVRHLKTKLKESERRLHERESEIMELKSQLARMRDDWIEEECHRVEAQLALKEARKEIKQLKQVIETMRSSLADKDKGIQKYFVDINIQNKKLESLLQSMEMAHSGSLRDELCLDFPCDSPEKGLALSTPFGKTADGRSPEEPVTEEGADSELLVGGSVADGTDLFDDMVTATATEAGDLELLRSGRGAEALALVPAAGGQGEGSAVVEQAVQTDVVPYSPAFSELIQHVLKLQAPCPSSSTSPDDESGADSTESFLESISAFVVDLTPRNPNSAILLSPVETPSATGDTEARGNRLMRELDFAGSAEGRSDGLIPLARGGVGRQYWSRSFLVDLLAVAAPVVPTVLWAFSTQRGGTDPVYNIGALLRGCCVVALHSLRRTACHIKT; encoded by the exons tCGAGGTCCCCACGGGCGGAGCAATGGGACTTCATCGTTCAAGCCTGGCAACAGCCCGCCCTCCCCACGGGACAAGGACCTTCTGTCCATGCTCTGCAGGAATCAGCTGAGTCCCGTTAACACCCATCCCAGTTATGCGCCGTCTTCCCCAAGTAGCAGCAACTCTGGCTCCTACAAGGGAAGTGACTGCAGCCCTGTCATGAG GCGGTCTGGAAGGTACATGTCCTGTGGTGAAAATCATGGCGTCAAACCCCCAAATCCGGAGCAGTACCTGACTCCTCTGCAGCAGAAAGAGGTTACAGTGAGACACCTGAAGACCAAGCTCAAGGAATCTGAGCGCCGACTTCATGAGAG GGAGAGTGAGATTATGGAACTCAAGTCCCAGCTGGCCCGGATGAGGGATGACTGGATAGAAGAAGAGTGCCACCGGGTGGAGGCCCAGCTGGCCCTCAAGGAAGCCAGGAAGGAGATTAAACAGCTCAAACAGGTCATCGAAACGATGAGGAGCAGCCTGGCCGATAAAGACAAGGGCATTCAGAAGTATTTCGTGGACATAAACATTCAAAACAAGAAGTTGGAGTCGCTCCTTCAGAGCATGGAGATGGCGCACAGTGGCTCTCTGAGGGACGAACTGTGTCTAGACTTTCCGTGCGATTCCCCGGAGAAGGGCTTGGCCCTCAGCACCCCTTTTGGCAAGACGGCCGATGGGCGGTCTCCGGAAGAGCCGGTCACAGAGGAAGGGGCCGACAGCGAGCTGCTGGTGGGAGGCAGCGTGGCCGACGGCACAGATTTGTTTGATGACATGGTGACGGCCACCGCCACGGAGGCTGGCGACCTGGAGCTTCTTCGTTCGGGCCGCGGGGCAGAGGCCCTGGCGCTCGTCCCGGCGGCGGGGGGTCAGGGGGAGGGCAGCGCGGTGGTGGAGCAGGCGGTGCAGACCGACGTGGTGCCCTACAGCCCTGCCTTCTCCGAGCTCATCCAGCACGTGCTCAAGCTccaggccccctgcccctccagctccaCATCCCCTGATGATGAGTCCGGGGCCGACTCGACGGAAAGCTTCCTGGAGTCCATCTCCGCCTTCGTGGTTGATTTGACTCCAAGGAATCCGAACTCAGCCATCCTTTTGTCTCCCGTGGAGACCCCCTCCGCCACGGGGGATACGGAAGCGCGTGGAAACCGCCTCATGAGAGAGCTGGATTTTGCAGGCTCCGCGGAGGGGAGGTCGGACGGCCTCATCCCGCTGGCCCGCGGGGGCGTCGGCAGGCAGTACTGGAGCCGCAGCTTCCTGGTGGATCTCCTGGCCGTGGCGGCCCCCGTGGTCCCCACTGTTTTGTGGGCGTTCAGTACTCAGAGGGGAGGGACAGATCCCGTCTACAACATTGGAGCCTTGCTCCGGGGCTGCTGCGTGGTGGCCCTGCATTCCCTCCGCCGCACCGCCTGTCATATCAAGACCTAA